AAACTATTACATTAACAGGAAGTGGAAGTGGAACTTTAAATTGGTATGACAATACTGGAACAACACTTCTAGAAACGGGCAACACATTTACTACTCCTGCTCTATTCACAACTACAAATTATCTTGTTCAAAATGTAATTGATCAAGCAGCTCAATTTGTAGGTCCTCAAAATGGATCATTTGGAAGTGGTGGATTTCATAATCAACCAGCCACTTTTGCTCTAAATTTTGATGCCTCGGTTCCGTTCAATCTAGTCTCAGTATGGGTCGATGCAAATAGCATAGGAAATCGAACAATAAACCTATACAATGACATTGACGGTGGTGGAGCTGTAATTGATCAGGTAACTGTCAATATTACAAGCACAGGTCCACAACGGATTACTTTAAATTTGGATATACCCTCAGCAGGAAGTTACAGCTTAGGAGGCGTATCAATGGATTTATACCGAAACAATGGAGGAGTGAACTATCCCTATTTCATAACCGATGTAGTAAGTATTATCAGTTCATCTGTTGGAACAGATTACTACTATTACTTTTATGACTGGGAAATCCAAACAAGTCCTTGCCTCAGCCCATTTACAAACGTTATTGCAACTGTCAACCCTACAGTGCAAAGTACGGATACCCAGGTTGCATGTGGGTCTTTCACCTGGATTGATGGAAATACCTATAACTCAAATAATGGAAATGCGACCTATACTTTACAAAGTGCAAATGGATGTGACAGTGTAGTTACGCTTGATCTAACGATTTATAATCCAAGCATTGGGACTGATGTTCAATCGGCTTGTGATTCATATACCTGGATTGATGGAAATACATATACAACAAGTAATAATAGTGCTACCTATACTATACAAAATTCGCAAGGATGCGACAGTGTCATTACTCTTGATCTTAATATTAGTAATTCAAGTTTTAGCACAGACATTCAAAGTTCATGCGGACCTTTCACTTGGATAGATGGGAATACTTATACTTCAAGTAATAACTCAGCCACCTACACCACTCAAAACACTGAAGGTTGCGACAGTACAATAACGTTGAATCTTACAGTAAATAACCCTAGCTTTAGCATAGATACCCAAAACTCATGTGGTCCTTTCACATGGATTGATGGTAACACCTATACATCAAGTAACAATACGGCTACTTTTACTATTCAAAACACACAAGGTTGTGATAGTACCATTACTCTTAATTTAGTTGTAAATGGATCGAGCAATGGAACTGATATTATTTCCGCATGTAATTCTTACACTTGGATAGATGGTGTGACATATACGGAAAGCAATAATACGGCGACGTTCAACATCATTAATGGCGCATCAAATGGATGTGATTCATTGGTGAACCTTAATTTGACCATTGCAAATTCTGTTACAGGAACTGACATACAAAGTGCTTGTGATTCTTTTATGTGGATTGATGGTAACACATATACTTCAAATAATAATACCGCCACGTTTACACTTCAGGCATCACAGGGATGTGACAGCATAGTAACACTCAATTTAACCATAATCAATTCAGAT
Above is a genomic segment from Flavobacteriales bacterium containing:
- a CDS encoding T9SS type A sorting domain-containing protein, which produces MDLYRNNGGVNYPYFITDVVSIISSSVGTDYYYYFYDWEIQTSPCLSPFTNVIATVNPTVQSTDTQVACGSFTWIDGNTYNSNNGNATYTLQSANGCDSVVTLDLTIYNPSIGTDVQSACDSYTWIDGNTYTTSNNSATYTIQNSQGCDSVITLDLNISNSSFSTDIQSSCGPFTWIDGNTYTSSNNSATYTTQNTEGCDSTITLNLTVNNPSFSIDTQNSCGPFTWIDGNTYTSSNNTATFTIQNTQGCDSTITLNLVVNGSSNGTDIISACNSYTWIDGVTYTESNNTATFNIINGASNGCDSLVNLNLTIANSVTGTDIQSACDSFMWIDGNTYTSNNNTATFTLQASQGCDSIVTLNLTIINSDIVTDIQTACGSYTWIDGITYTSSNNTATYTLQNTNGCDSTINLDLTINTVNNNVLQLGPGTAQAELSNASYQWLDCNDAFSELQGEINQTFQCQGACSYNIAVEITQNNCTDTSECVVLSVLDINEDLIQEEITLYPNPSSNEVYIKGLNHLKQIEKIELMDYNGRLIKVYSGNTNSFDVQFLTDGVYFLNISHQEGNKILRLTIQ